The bacterium genome contains a region encoding:
- a CDS encoding PA14 domain-containing protein gives MFHKKSNIDSAKYLQRRTELKIAMQHLDLAARGANDRARLKAATMAIASIIGIASISDKNIKLRDSWIRFAETGINASAETSVLRKAFTIASTFMMHSTSNINEQGSVVPLNVSELLQAIELLIHSAYDQNERNKPLPLRRAIRRTYMIGIAAAAGLAGLVYGVWMIYSWVSPEGVVITYFNGTSFDHSAARRVCHQLSLDYGTDRPAWGVRRNGWSARWEGSLVAPTEDEYEFYIQSMDGARLFIDNQCLIDNWHEQEWQASGRHANIRLNKGSHRFMLEHYNATGPSAIRVRWMGGGLPANSIIETPYLRKK, from the coding sequence ATGTTTCACAAGAAAAGCAATATCGATTCCGCAAAATACCTCCAACGCCGTACGGAATTAAAAATCGCCATGCAACACCTCGATCTGGCGGCACGAGGTGCAAACGATCGGGCGCGACTAAAAGCGGCCACAATGGCGATTGCCTCTATCATTGGAATTGCCTCTATCAGCGATAAAAACATAAAACTAAGAGATTCATGGATCCGCTTCGCGGAAACAGGAATTAATGCCTCCGCAGAAACATCTGTACTCAGAAAAGCTTTCACCATCGCATCCACATTCATGATGCATTCAACTTCAAACATCAACGAGCAAGGGAGCGTGGTTCCGCTGAATGTCTCTGAACTTCTGCAAGCCATTGAGCTCTTGATTCACTCTGCTTATGACCAAAATGAGCGGAACAAACCACTCCCCCTCCGTCGGGCCATTCGGCGCACGTATATGATCGGAATTGCGGCTGCAGCAGGGCTAGCGGGGCTTGTATACGGTGTTTGGATGATTTACTCGTGGGTGTCTCCCGAAGGAGTGGTGATTACCTATTTTAACGGAACCAGTTTCGATCACTCTGCTGCACGCCGGGTATGCCACCAACTCAGCCTTGATTACGGCACTGACAGACCCGCCTGGGGCGTACGACGAAATGGCTGGTCAGCACGATGGGAAGGATCTCTTGTCGCGCCAACTGAAGATGAGTATGAGTTCTATATCCAAAGCATGGACGGGGCACGACTGTTCATTGACAATCAATGTTTGATAGATAATTGGCATGAACAGGAATGGCAAGCCAGTGGTCGCCATGCCAACATACGACTGAACAAGGGATCTCACCGATTCATGCTTGAACACTACAACGCGACAGGACCTTCAGCGATTCGAGTCCGATGGATGGGCGGGGGCCTTCCTGCCAATAGCATCATTGAAACACCTTATCTGAGGAAGAAATGA
- a CDS encoding glycosyltransferase family 2 protein encodes MNIQQTPLVTIVVPAYNEASNLAPLARRLTACMPGNLAWELLIINDGSSDGTNDEVDRLAREGFPVYGLSLSRNFGHQKALRAGLDQAEGDCVVIMDADLQHPPELVTQLLERWRAGFQIVHTTREDGIETGLFKRGTSAIYYSLFNLLTGLHLPPGSADFRLLDRKVVNALRAMPESNLFLRGMAHWIGFKSTTVPYQPAIRHSGSSKYGFSKMFGLGLQGIMSFSVRPLRIAMVLGFIFATSAGFYGIYALLIYLCTDRAVQGWTSILISVLFCGGIQMMLMGILGEYVGKLFLESKHRPDYWIASSNYRPTEPATDSYKYHS; translated from the coding sequence ATGAATATCCAACAAACCCCTTTAGTGACAATCGTTGTTCCGGCCTATAATGAGGCGTCTAATCTTGCCCCCTTGGCACGACGCTTAACGGCGTGCATGCCTGGAAATCTAGCATGGGAACTATTGATTATTAATGATGGTAGTTCAGATGGAACGAACGATGAAGTCGACCGTCTTGCCCGAGAAGGGTTTCCCGTTTATGGACTTTCACTTTCTCGAAATTTCGGACATCAAAAAGCACTCCGAGCTGGCCTCGACCAAGCCGAAGGCGATTGCGTAGTCATTATGGATGCGGACCTGCAGCACCCCCCCGAACTCGTGACGCAACTTCTGGAACGTTGGAGAGCAGGTTTCCAGATTGTGCACACAACCCGGGAGGATGGGATTGAGACGGGCCTTTTTAAACGAGGCACATCAGCCATATACTACTCCCTCTTTAATCTACTAACGGGTTTACATCTACCACCTGGCTCAGCCGATTTCCGATTACTAGATCGCAAGGTGGTCAATGCCTTACGAGCCATGCCGGAATCCAACCTTTTCCTCCGCGGGATGGCCCACTGGATTGGCTTCAAGTCAACCACCGTTCCTTATCAACCCGCCATACGCCACAGCGGGTCAAGCAAATATGGATTTTCCAAAATGTTCGGATTAGGCTTGCAGGGAATTATGTCGTTCAGCGTCCGCCCGCTCCGAATAGCCATGGTGCTGGGTTTTATTTTTGCCACATCTGCAGGATTCTACGGCATCTACGCCTTGTTGATCTACCTATGTACAGACCGTGCGGTACAAGGTTGGACATCCATTCTTATAAGCGTGTTGTTTTGTGGCGGCATTCAAATGATGCTCATGGGAATTTTGGGTGAATATGTTGGAAAGCTGTTTCTAGAGTCCAAACATCGACCAGATTATTGGATAGCATCATCAAACTACCGTCCGACTGAGCCCGCAACTGACTCATACAAATACCACTCGTAG
- a CDS encoding glycosyltransferase family 1 protein → MKMQPLIIGVNTLFYIPGEVGGTETYLRKTLLAMAEQCAGDRLVVFTNFENHHVLKADLAAFRHVSFVQLKFHAMNRTFRILREQFELPWKVRRCGIDVLWSPGYTAPVLMSCPQVVSIHDMQYKAFPQDLTFLSRFATDILVKAAAWRCNRVIAVSRFSQGEIVKYTSVNTDKIDTVYEAASPVFAVPLPKMERGRLVDRLIPPALPYLLCVAATYPHKNVQALVRAFGQLMDSIPHNLVIVGNARLGEPEVAKALDAISDPRRVIRLKKLSELELVALYQGCDVFVFPSLYEGFGLPVLEGLMAGTPVVTTRCASIPEVGGDVVQYFNPDDPKALSAAIQTVLDWSDTERQARILKGRDFAKSFSWSATGAGTLRILRNAC, encoded by the coding sequence ATGAAAATGCAGCCTTTAATCATTGGCGTGAACACGCTGTTTTATATCCCCGGTGAAGTGGGAGGGACAGAGACCTATCTTCGTAAAACACTGTTGGCAATGGCGGAGCAGTGTGCGGGTGACCGGTTGGTGGTATTTACCAATTTTGAGAATCATCATGTTTTGAAAGCCGATTTGGCCGCATTTCGACATGTCTCCTTTGTGCAATTGAAATTCCACGCCATGAATCGGACTTTTCGCATTCTACGAGAACAGTTTGAATTGCCATGGAAGGTCAGGAGGTGCGGGATAGATGTGCTTTGGTCGCCAGGCTATACTGCACCAGTATTGATGTCATGCCCTCAGGTGGTGTCGATCCATGACATGCAATATAAGGCTTTCCCTCAGGATCTGACGTTTCTGTCCCGTTTCGCAACAGACATTCTTGTCAAAGCGGCGGCATGGCGCTGTAATCGGGTTATTGCCGTATCGCGATTTTCGCAGGGCGAGATAGTCAAGTATACCTCCGTTAATACCGACAAGATTGATACGGTCTATGAGGCGGCCAGCCCAGTCTTTGCTGTGCCCTTGCCGAAGATGGAACGTGGGCGATTGGTGGATCGTCTGATTCCTCCTGCCTTGCCGTATCTTCTTTGTGTGGCCGCTACTTATCCTCATAAGAATGTTCAGGCGTTGGTGAGAGCCTTCGGTCAATTAATGGATTCCATCCCACACAATCTCGTCATTGTCGGAAATGCGCGGCTGGGGGAGCCGGAGGTGGCCAAAGCGCTGGATGCGATCAGTGATCCTCGTCGTGTTATCCGATTGAAAAAGCTTTCTGAGCTTGAGTTGGTGGCGCTTTACCAAGGCTGTGATGTCTTTGTGTTTCCGTCGCTATACGAAGGGTTTGGTTTACCGGTACTGGAGGGTTTGATGGCGGGGACTCCAGTGGTAACGACGCGGTGCGCATCGATCCCGGAGGTGGGGGGGGATGTTGTTCAGTATTTTAACCCCGACGATCCCAAGGCTTTGTCGGCAGCAATCCAGACGGTATTGGACTGGTCTGATACGGAACGGCAGGCACGAATTCTGAAAGGCCGCGATTTTGCCAAAAGCTTCTCGTGGTCGGCCACTGGTGCCGGAACCTTGAGAATTCTCAGGAACGCTTGTTGA
- a CDS encoding dihydropteroate synthase, whose product MKKFIVVGENIHCTRIYKVGGTFVRQVEDGSFAVVYGGKADSRTLPIPGHFLKTADWEAGKIKHCAVAVWQGLYGDAAGKAAAVDYLRYLARRQEQADAAFLDVNVDEFSTDVSERIRAIQWVAGVVQATAAIPLSIDSSNPAILRAGLEACDPLRGHPMVNSVSLERQESISVAAEFKAVVIASAAGETDLPSNTEQRLVNLNRLMPLLNKAGICGGDVYVDPLVFPVATDSNNAQSFLEAVVSIRKAYGPEIHISGGLSNVSFGMPARKLINQAFTWMVVEAGGDSGIVDPLQMNAKILASVDTTSESFKLARALLTGEDMFGVEFIMAHREGKLVE is encoded by the coding sequence ATGAAAAAGTTTATCGTGGTAGGTGAGAATATCCATTGCACCCGTATATATAAGGTGGGTGGGACTTTTGTGAGGCAAGTGGAAGACGGCAGTTTTGCAGTTGTCTACGGAGGCAAGGCGGACAGTCGGACGTTGCCGATTCCCGGTCATTTTCTAAAGACGGCTGACTGGGAGGCTGGCAAAATAAAGCATTGTGCCGTGGCTGTCTGGCAAGGGTTATATGGTGATGCGGCCGGTAAGGCTGCGGCAGTGGATTATCTCCGGTATTTGGCCCGGCGGCAGGAGCAGGCTGATGCAGCTTTCCTCGATGTGAATGTGGATGAGTTCAGCACAGATGTCTCCGAGCGGATCCGGGCCATTCAGTGGGTGGCGGGCGTGGTGCAGGCAACAGCCGCGATCCCCCTGAGTATTGATTCCTCGAATCCTGCCATTCTGCGTGCGGGCTTGGAGGCCTGTGATCCCCTGCGGGGGCACCCCATGGTGAATTCTGTTTCGCTCGAAAGGCAGGAGTCCATTTCCGTAGCGGCCGAATTCAAGGCAGTTGTGATTGCTTCTGCGGCCGGTGAGACGGATCTTCCAAGCAACACGGAACAACGTCTAGTCAACCTCAACCGTCTGATGCCGCTGCTCAACAAGGCGGGGATCTGTGGCGGGGATGTGTATGTCGATCCGCTGGTGTTCCCGGTGGCGACGGATTCGAACAATGCCCAGTCATTCCTGGAGGCCGTAGTTTCGATTCGTAAGGCCTATGGCCCTGAAATTCATATTTCGGGAGGCTTGAGCAACGTCTCTTTCGGGATGCCAGCACGTAAACTTATCAATCAGGCATTTACCTGGATGGTCGTGGAGGCAGGGGGCGACAGTGGTATCGTGGATCCGCTCCAAATGAACGCGAAAATACTGGCCTCAGTTGATACGACCTCGGAGTCCTTCAAACTTGCCAGGGCGCTGCTGACGGGCGAGGATATGTTTGGTGTGGAATTCATTATGGCCCATCGCGAGGGTAAATTGGTAGAGTAA
- a CDS encoding response regulator, with protein MQKHILSIDDEPRISTILQTVLSMKGFRVSIASTADAARRILQSDPPDLIIMDQQLEDTDGLTLAEEIWKTMPSMPILLLTGLIFDNEVIEEIRGKRVTSYLPKTTKLDIISKEVNRLLGEAAKI; from the coding sequence ATGCAAAAACATATTCTCAGCATTGACGATGAACCTAGAATCTCGACTATCCTTCAAACGGTTCTTTCGATGAAGGGGTTTAGGGTTTCCATTGCCAGTACGGCTGATGCCGCACGGCGCATTTTACAATCTGATCCCCCGGACTTGATTATCATGGATCAACAGCTGGAGGACACGGATGGCTTAACACTGGCGGAAGAGATCTGGAAAACCATGCCGTCTATGCCGATCCTGCTGTTGACGGGGCTGATATTTGATAATGAGGTGATTGAGGAAATCAGGGGTAAGCGAGTAACCAGCTACCTTCCTAAAACGACGAAACTGGATATAATATCCAAAGAAGTCAATCGTTTACTGGGCGAGGCTGCCAAGATCTGA
- a CDS encoding CHASE3 domain-containing protein, which yields MNNNIIKVVFVVFGVMLVVLMVVAVVAVTTIRRSMATSDWVNHTHAVMLETDAIVSSLHAGEASLRSYLLTADKLDQAAYRIHYNEMVGHLEVAKALTRQEPESRERIQLIEELVGKRMVLSRELVQALELRGKEAALEKLQADSGSILLAEIQRAAQKLTEEQQELLRQRDKASYLQAQATRWTVWAGLGLNFLLLVFLGWMIRDDIDARRKAASALEHANAILEQKVLERTAELVRSNESLKAENLERQWSEQSLAHQLRYSDLIINLIDDHIFVISKALNIIRVNPAVVHTTGYDLPEILLNPMAKILDIPELPAGEAPTKLKFVQAVKEGREIQGRPGSVLCKNGAVIPIRFNMVPLRDQNKVVGGVMTVRLCQEEQKDTDFTPGV from the coding sequence ATGAACAATAATATTATCAAGGTGGTGTTCGTGGTATTTGGAGTCATGCTGGTAGTCCTGATGGTCGTGGCGGTTGTCGCCGTCACCACCATTAGACGATCCATGGCCACAAGTGACTGGGTCAATCATACCCATGCGGTCATGCTCGAGACGGATGCCATTGTGTCCTCCCTGCATGCGGGAGAGGCAAGTCTGAGAAGTTATCTCCTTACAGCGGACAAACTGGACCAGGCTGCGTATCGGATCCATTATAATGAAATGGTGGGACATCTGGAGGTAGCCAAGGCCCTGACCCGCCAGGAACCGGAGTCAAGGGAGCGGATTCAATTGATCGAGGAGCTTGTGGGTAAACGCATGGTCCTTTCCCGCGAATTAGTTCAGGCCTTGGAACTGCGCGGCAAGGAGGCCGCGCTGGAGAAACTGCAGGCCGACTCCGGGAGCATCTTGTTAGCGGAGATTCAGCGGGCTGCGCAAAAGCTCACTGAGGAACAGCAGGAACTGTTGCGTCAGCGGGATAAGGCCTCGTACCTTCAGGCGCAAGCCACACGATGGACGGTGTGGGCGGGGTTGGGATTGAATTTTCTCCTGCTGGTTTTTCTGGGATGGATGATTCGTGACGATATTGATGCCCGACGCAAGGCGGCGTCAGCGCTCGAGCATGCCAATGCGATCCTGGAACAAAAGGTCTTGGAGCGTACCGCGGAACTGGTCAGGTCGAATGAAAGCTTGAAGGCTGAAAATCTGGAGCGGCAGTGGTCGGAGCAGTCCCTGGCTCATCAGTTGCGCTACAGTGACTTGATCATCAACCTGATTGATGATCACATTTTCGTCATCAGTAAAGCGCTCAATATCATTCGGGTCAACCCGGCGGTAGTGCATACCACCGGTTACGATTTGCCGGAAATCCTGCTTAACCCCATGGCTAAGATTCTCGACATACCTGAGTTGCCTGCCGGCGAGGCCCCCACAAAGCTAAAGTTTGTTCAGGCGGTGAAAGAGGGGCGAGAAATTCAGGGAAGGCCGGGAAGCGTGTTGTGTAAGAATGGGGCCGTCATTCCCATACGTTTCAATATGGTTCCTCTTCGAGATCAGAACAAAGTAGTCGGAGGTGTAATGACGGTGCGTCTGTGCCAGGAAGAGCAAAAGGACACTGACTTCACCCCTGGGGTATAA
- the folD gene encoding bifunctional methylenetetrahydrofolate dehydrogenase/methenyltetrahydrofolate cyclohydrolase FolD: MAAKIIDGKEIARQIREELAVEIAKLKEKAIVPGLGVILVGDDPASRSYVTAKEKACHEIGIFSDDNRLPVDASQAELLALIRKMNADPKINGILVQLPLPGHLNESEVLLTIDPEKDVDGFHPVNVGRMVVGEKAFLPCTPHGVLQMLLRSGVKIEGAHVVIVGRSNIVGKPLANLLMAKGKMGNATVTVCHTKTRDMARFTSQADIVIAAAGRPNTVTADMIREGAVVIDVGVNRVEDPSRKAGFRLVGDADFEGCMAKASMITPVPGGVGPMTITMLLYNTVESAMRANGISR, from the coding sequence ATGGCCGCAAAAATCATTGATGGAAAAGAGATTGCCCGACAGATCCGCGAGGAACTGGCTGTTGAAATTGCGAAGTTGAAAGAGAAGGCGATTGTGCCGGGACTGGGCGTGATTCTGGTCGGGGATGATCCGGCGTCCCGGTCTTATGTGACGGCGAAGGAGAAGGCATGCCATGAGATCGGAATATTTTCCGATGATAACCGCCTCCCGGTCGATGCCTCTCAGGCGGAATTGCTGGCTTTGATCCGGAAGATGAATGCGGATCCAAAAATCAATGGGATACTGGTGCAGTTACCTTTACCCGGGCATTTGAATGAAAGTGAAGTATTGCTCACCATCGATCCCGAAAAAGATGTGGATGGGTTCCATCCTGTGAATGTTGGGCGGATGGTGGTGGGTGAAAAAGCGTTTCTCCCCTGTACTCCTCATGGGGTGCTGCAAATGCTGCTTCGCAGTGGGGTGAAGATTGAAGGCGCGCATGTGGTGATTGTCGGGCGCAGCAATATCGTTGGCAAACCGCTGGCTAATCTGCTGATGGCGAAGGGCAAGATGGGTAATGCTACAGTAACGGTGTGTCATACGAAGACCAGGGACATGGCTCGTTTTACCAGTCAGGCGGATATCGTTATTGCCGCGGCGGGGCGCCCCAATACGGTCACGGCGGACATGATCCGCGAGGGAGCCGTGGTCATTGATGTCGGGGTTAATCGGGTTGAGGATCCCTCCAGGAAAGCCGGATTCCGGTTAGTGGGGGATGCTGACTTTGAGGGGTGTATGGCCAAGGCCAGTATGATCACTCCCGTGCCCGGCGGTGTCGGGCCCATGACGATTACGATGTTGCTCTATAATACCGTTGAATCTGCCATGCGTGCGAACGGAATATCACGTTAG
- a CDS encoding MoxR family ATPase, whose product MTQPAVSDADVKMVELAGLTREKVLRELRKVIVGQEDLIDRVLVALFAGGHVLLVGVPGLAKTLLVSTLAKALSVSYKRIQFTPDMMPADITGTDVLEEDHATGRKQFVFVQGPVFTNLLLADEINRTPPKTQAALLEAMQEKHVTAGRKTYALEEPFMVMATQNPIEQEGTYPLPEAQLDRFMFNLWVDYPTDQELKQIIKATTASGFETPQPVLTGEEVLAMRKVVRQIPISDHVLDYIVRLVTATHIRKPGAPEKIKKYIDWGAGPRAGQYLSLGAKSHALLRGSFQATAEDVRFVIHSVLRHRLVTNFAAVADGVSSDAVIDALLEAVPEKV is encoded by the coding sequence ATGACACAGCCTGCTGTATCCGATGCCGATGTCAAAATGGTTGAACTCGCGGGCTTGACCAGGGAAAAGGTTCTGCGCGAGCTCCGCAAGGTAATTGTCGGTCAGGAGGATCTCATTGACCGGGTTCTTGTGGCGCTTTTCGCGGGCGGGCACGTCCTGCTGGTTGGGGTTCCCGGGCTCGCCAAGACGCTCCTCGTCAGTACTCTCGCCAAGGCCCTCTCGGTTTCCTACAAGCGCATCCAATTCACCCCCGACATGATGCCCGCCGATATTACGGGTACCGATGTGCTTGAGGAGGATCATGCCACGGGTCGCAAACAATTCGTGTTTGTACAGGGACCGGTTTTCACCAACCTGCTGCTGGCCGATGAGATCAACCGGACTCCACCGAAAACCCAGGCGGCGTTGCTTGAAGCGATGCAGGAAAAACATGTGACCGCCGGGCGCAAGACGTATGCGCTTGAGGAACCGTTTATGGTGATGGCCACCCAGAACCCGATCGAGCAGGAAGGCACCTATCCGTTGCCGGAGGCGCAGCTCGACCGGTTCATGTTCAATCTCTGGGTTGACTACCCGACCGACCAGGAGCTCAAGCAGATCATTAAAGCCACCACCGCCTCCGGGTTTGAAACTCCGCAGCCGGTCCTCACTGGCGAGGAAGTGCTCGCCATGCGCAAGGTGGTGCGTCAGATCCCGATCAGCGACCATGTGCTCGACTATATTGTCCGGCTGGTCACGGCGACCCATATTCGCAAGCCCGGGGCCCCTGAAAAAATCAAGAAGTACATTGATTGGGGTGCCGGTCCGCGCGCCGGACAGTATTTGAGCCTGGGTGCCAAGAGCCATGCCCTGTTGCGGGGGAGCTTTCAGGCGACGGCCGAGGATGTCCGTTTTGTCATCCATTCGGTTCTTCGTCACCGCCTGGTCACCAATTTTGCCGCGGTGGCCGACGGGGTCAGCAGTGATGCCGTGATCGATGCGCTGCTGGAGGCAGTCCCTGAGAAAGTCTGA
- a CDS encoding formate--tetrahydrofolate ligase: MTRPILDPTKMKDWQIAEAAEMTMKPVLQLAEELGLHESEVIMMGRQLAKIDQRAVMDRIGSRPIGKYIDVTAITPTPLGEGKTTTTIGLIEGLSVLGKTVTGAIRQPSGGPTFNIKGSAAGGGLAQCIPLAPFSIRMTGDIDSVTNAHNLAMVALTSRMQHEKNYDDARLAKTGIRRLNVDPARVSVKWCMDFCAQSLRNITIGRGGKMDGFEMDSGFQISVGSEVMAILAMSKDLKDLRQRLGKMVLACDRDGNEITTADLKVDGAMAAWMVEAIHPTLVQTVEGQPVFVHAGPFANIAIGQSSIIADEIGTRLAEYHVTESGFAADIGFEKFWNLKCRFSGLKPSAVVVVATIRALKMHGGGPEVKPGAKLDEAYTRENLGLLEKGCENLVAHIEIVKKSGVRPVVCINSFYTDTAAEVALVRKVAQQHGAYVALSEHWLKGGEGARELAEVVIAAANEKNDFKFLYDLKTPLRQRIELIAKEVYGADGVSYSDVALEKAIKFEADPATAAMGTCMVKTHLSLSHDPSLKGRPKGWTLPIRDMLVYRGAGFVVPVSGEIKLMPGTASEPAFNNIDIDVDTGRVKGLF, translated from the coding sequence ATGACACGACCGATCTTGGATCCGACGAAAATGAAGGACTGGCAGATTGCTGAAGCGGCTGAAATGACCATGAAGCCGGTGCTGCAGTTGGCTGAGGAACTGGGACTTCACGAAAGTGAAGTTATCATGATGGGCCGGCAGCTGGCGAAAATTGACCAGCGTGCGGTCATGGACCGTATTGGCTCCCGGCCTATCGGAAAGTATATCGATGTCACGGCTATCACCCCCACCCCGCTCGGTGAGGGGAAGACCACGACCACGATCGGGCTGATTGAGGGATTGTCCGTTCTGGGTAAAACCGTGACGGGTGCGATCCGGCAACCCAGCGGCGGACCGACTTTCAACATCAAGGGATCGGCCGCCGGGGGCGGGCTTGCCCAATGTATTCCCCTGGCACCATTCTCTATTCGTATGACGGGAGATATCGACTCCGTTACAAATGCCCATAACCTGGCCATGGTGGCGTTAACGTCCCGCATGCAGCATGAGAAAAACTATGATGATGCCCGCCTGGCTAAAACCGGGATCCGGCGTCTGAACGTGGATCCTGCGCGGGTAAGCGTGAAGTGGTGTATGGATTTCTGTGCCCAGAGTCTGCGCAATATCACGATTGGACGCGGCGGGAAAATGGATGGCTTCGAGATGGACTCAGGCTTTCAGATTTCCGTGGGCAGTGAGGTCATGGCTATTCTGGCGATGTCCAAAGATCTCAAGGATTTACGGCAACGACTCGGCAAGATGGTGTTGGCGTGTGATCGGGATGGCAATGAAATCACCACGGCCGACCTTAAGGTGGATGGAGCCATGGCGGCCTGGATGGTGGAGGCCATCCATCCCACGCTGGTTCAGACGGTGGAAGGTCAACCGGTTTTTGTGCATGCCGGTCCGTTTGCGAACATCGCTATCGGGCAGAGCTCCATCATTGCGGATGAAATCGGGACCAGACTGGCCGAGTATCATGTGACGGAGAGCGGTTTTGCGGCTGATATCGGGTTTGAGAAATTCTGGAATCTGAAATGCCGGTTCTCCGGCTTGAAGCCCAGTGCAGTGGTTGTGGTGGCCACGATCCGCGCGCTGAAGATGCATGGGGGCGGGCCGGAAGTTAAGCCAGGCGCCAAGCTGGACGAAGCCTATACCCGCGAGAATCTCGGGCTGCTTGAGAAGGGCTGTGAAAATCTGGTTGCCCATATCGAAATCGTTAAAAAGTCCGGTGTGCGGCCCGTGGTCTGCATCAACAGTTTCTATACGGATACCGCGGCTGAAGTGGCGTTGGTGCGGAAGGTCGCCCAGCAGCATGGGGCGTATGTAGCGCTCTCCGAGCATTGGCTCAAAGGGGGCGAAGGCGCCCGTGAGCTGGCTGAAGTTGTGATCGCTGCGGCTAACGAGAAAAATGACTTCAAATTCCTTTACGATCTCAAGACCCCGTTACGTCAGCGGATCGAACTGATTGCCAAGGAAGTGTACGGCGCGGATGGAGTTTCCTATAGCGATGTGGCGCTGGAGAAAGCCATTAAGTTTGAGGCCGATCCTGCAACTGCCGCAATGGGGACCTGTATGGTGAAGACGCATCTCAGTCTCTCGCATGATCCCTCGCTCAAGGGGCGCCCGAAAGGGTGGACGCTGCCGATCCGGGATATGCTGGTCTACCGCGGTGCCGGTTTTGTGGTGCCGGTGTCAGGTGAAATCAAACTGATGCCCGGCACAGCTTCGGAGCCAGCGTTTAACAATATCGATATTGATGTGGATACGGGTCGTGTAAAAGGTCTGTTTTAA
- a CDS encoding DUF58 domain-containing protein, with translation MPVPVTAPMRFLDSKILRSISSLELSARLLVEGMYASRHRCPFYGYSVEFKAYREYSPGDEPRTLDWKLLARTERYYVKRFEMESNMNVIPLLDVSGSMGCQPTDKNRLSKLEYGCYLAASLAYLSSKQQDSAGLVTFDTDIRTFVPARQGQRHLFTLLASLNQLQAAGETDLPNALQKMALRLPRRSLLVLITDGHGDEERVVDGIKRLAARGHELVVFHLVDQDEVDFPFQMLTSFRDAETGRELMCDPLRQRQEYKQRFSVFREAIREGSLAGGADYRFIHTGLPIELALRDYLLYRRRRG, from the coding sequence ATGCCAGTCCCGGTCACAGCTCCGATGCGCTTCCTGGATTCCAAGATCCTCCGGTCGATCAGCTCCCTCGAGCTCTCGGCCCGGCTGCTGGTGGAAGGGATGTACGCGTCGCGACACCGTTGTCCGTTCTATGGATATAGCGTGGAGTTCAAAGCCTACCGGGAATATTCCCCGGGGGACGAGCCCCGGACGCTTGACTGGAAACTGCTGGCCCGCACCGAGCGCTATTACGTCAAGCGTTTCGAGATGGAATCGAACATGAACGTGATTCCGCTCCTGGATGTGAGCGGCTCCATGGGCTGCCAGCCCACCGACAAAAACCGGCTTTCCAAGTTGGAGTACGGGTGTTACCTCGCCGCCTCGCTCGCCTATCTTTCCAGCAAGCAGCAGGACTCGGCGGGTCTGGTGACCTTCGATACCGATATCCGTACCTTTGTCCCTGCGCGTCAGGGGCAGCGTCATCTCTTTACGCTGCTGGCGAGTCTCAATCAACTCCAGGCCGCCGGCGAAACAGATCTTCCGAACGCGTTGCAGAAGATGGCCCTGCGCCTTCCCCGTCGCAGCCTGCTCGTGCTGATCACGGATGGCCACGGCGATGAGGAGCGGGTGGTGGACGGCATCAAGCGGTTGGCGGCCCGGGGTCATGAGTTGGTTGTTTTTCATCTGGTGGATCAGGACGAGGTGGACTTTCCCTTTCAAATGCTGACCAGCTTTCGCGATGCCGAGACCGGGCGGGAGCTGATGTGCGATCCGCTTCGTCAACGTCAGGAATACAAACAGCGGTTCAGTGTTTTCCGGGAGGCTATTCGCGAGGGCAGTCTTGCCGGCGGGGCTGACTACCGGTTCATTCATACAGGTCTGCCGATCGAGTTGGCGTTGCGTGATTATCTTCTCTACCGGAGGCGCCGCGGATGA